From Brevibacterium ihuae, the proteins below share one genomic window:
- a CDS encoding DUF501 domain-containing protein, whose protein sequence is MITPCTTADTATIREQLGRMPRGVVGVAARSVAGEPLVVATAPRLEDGTPFPTTYYLTHPDYVAECSRLEASGVMTEWTAEVAADEELAAAYRRAHRAYLADRSRIGRDAGLAEVEEISDFSAGGMPTRVKCLHALVGHALAAGRGVNPIGDRALDLFDSVPRPA, encoded by the coding sequence ATGATCACCCCGTGCACCACCGCCGACACCGCCACGATCCGCGAGCAGCTCGGGCGGATGCCGCGCGGAGTCGTCGGAGTGGCCGCGCGATCGGTGGCCGGGGAGCCGCTCGTCGTCGCCACCGCTCCGCGCCTCGAGGACGGCACGCCGTTCCCCACGACCTACTACCTCACCCACCCGGACTACGTCGCCGAGTGCTCCCGGCTCGAGGCCTCGGGCGTGATGACGGAATGGACCGCCGAGGTCGCCGCCGACGAGGAGCTCGCCGCGGCCTACCGGAGGGCGCACCGGGCGTACCTCGCCGACCGCTCGCGGATCGGTCGCGACGCCGGACTCGCCGAGGTCGAGGAGATCAGCGACTTCTCCGCCGGCGGCATGCCCACCCGGGTCAAGTGCCTCCACGCGCTCGTCGGCCACGCGCTCGCCGCAGGCCGCGGCGTCAACCCGATCGGCGACCGCGCGCTCGATCTGTTCGACTCCGTCCCGCGTCCCGCCTGA
- a CDS encoding FtsB family cell division protein — MSSQRRRARSRPDTAAPSRTRTGTFRTTRPAPVAAVDPDSVDSTVAGRRLSGRTLALIAVAIVLIAMFAPSISTGIRQWQQISALEQDIATTEQEVEQLADKQEQLHDPEYIERVARAEQFYVRPGEKAYIVVDDTAPDTTAEGTAADSAGDRVERPVRDRPWYIELVESLTSVGYATKETAPPEDLDRDADASEPAQDHSPKDTE, encoded by the coding sequence ATGAGCAGTCAGCGCAGGCGAGCCAGGTCCAGGCCGGACACCGCCGCGCCCTCGCGCACCCGCACCGGCACCTTCCGCACCACCCGGCCCGCACCCGTGGCCGCGGTCGACCCGGACTCCGTCGACAGCACCGTCGCCGGGCGCCGCCTGTCCGGACGCACCCTCGCCCTCATCGCCGTCGCGATCGTGCTCATCGCGATGTTCGCCCCGAGCATCAGCACCGGCATCCGGCAGTGGCAGCAGATCTCCGCGCTCGAGCAGGACATCGCGACCACCGAGCAGGAGGTCGAGCAGCTCGCCGACAAGCAGGAGCAGCTGCACGACCCGGAGTACATCGAGCGCGTCGCCCGCGCCGAGCAGTTCTACGTGCGGCCGGGGGAGAAGGCGTACATCGTCGTCGACGACACGGCGCCGGACACCACCGCCGAGGGGACGGCCGCGGACTCCGCGGGCGACCGTGTCGAGCGGCCGGTGCGCGATCGTCCGTGGTACATCGAGCTCGTCGAATCGCTCACCTCGGTGGGCTATGCGACGAAGGAGACCGCGCCGCCCGAGGACCTCGACCGCGACGCGGACGCGTCGGAGCCCGCCCAGGACCACTCGCCGAAGGACACCGAATGA
- the eno gene encoding phosphopyruvate hydratase: MAEIIAANAREILDSRGNPTVEVEVLLEDGSVGRAGVPSGASTGEFEAVELRDGDPERYLGKGVGNAVDAVLDEINDAIAGIEADDQRLVDQVMIDLDGTENKSRLGANAILGASLAVARAAAMSADLPLYRYLGGPNAHVMPVPMMNILNGGSHADSNVDIQEFMIAPIGAATFRESLQWGAEVYHALKSVLKKRALSTGLGDEGGFAPNLDSNAAALDLILEAIENAGRRPGKDIALALDVASSEFCENGSYSFEGGSKTAAEMTAYYAELVEKYPLVSIEDPLDENDWDGWIGLTDELGTEVQIVGDDLFVTNPERLQRGIESGAANSLLVKVNQIGSLTETLDAVTLAQTHQYTAMISHRSGETEDTTIADLSVATNAGQIKTGAPARSERVAKYNQLLRIEEQLGDAARYAGRSAFPRFSV, from the coding sequence ATGGCCGAAATCATCGCAGCCAATGCACGTGAGATTCTTGATTCCCGCGGCAACCCCACCGTCGAGGTGGAGGTGCTGCTCGAGGACGGCTCGGTGGGCCGCGCCGGAGTGCCCTCGGGCGCCTCGACCGGAGAGTTCGAGGCAGTCGAGCTCCGGGACGGCGATCCGGAGCGCTACCTCGGCAAGGGCGTCGGCAATGCCGTCGACGCGGTGCTCGACGAGATCAACGACGCGATCGCCGGCATCGAGGCCGACGACCAGCGCCTCGTCGACCAGGTGATGATCGACCTCGACGGCACCGAGAACAAGTCCCGGCTCGGCGCGAACGCGATCCTCGGCGCCTCGCTCGCCGTCGCCCGCGCGGCCGCGATGTCGGCGGACCTGCCGCTCTACCGGTACCTCGGCGGACCGAACGCCCATGTCATGCCGGTGCCGATGATGAACATCCTCAACGGCGGCTCCCACGCCGACTCCAACGTCGACATCCAGGAGTTCATGATCGCGCCGATCGGCGCGGCCACCTTCCGCGAGTCGCTCCAGTGGGGCGCCGAGGTCTACCACGCGCTCAAGTCGGTGCTCAAGAAGCGCGCACTGTCGACCGGACTCGGCGACGAGGGCGGCTTCGCCCCGAACCTCGACTCCAACGCCGCGGCCCTCGACCTCATCCTCGAGGCGATCGAGAACGCCGGCCGCCGGCCGGGCAAGGACATCGCGCTCGCCCTCGACGTCGCCTCGAGCGAGTTCTGCGAGAACGGCTCCTACTCCTTCGAGGGCGGCTCGAAGACCGCTGCGGAGATGACGGCGTACTACGCCGAGCTCGTCGAGAAGTACCCGCTCGTGTCGATCGAGGACCCGCTCGACGAGAACGATTGGGACGGCTGGATCGGTCTCACCGACGAACTCGGCACCGAGGTGCAGATCGTCGGCGACGACCTCTTCGTCACCAACCCGGAGCGCCTGCAGCGCGGCATCGAGTCCGGTGCGGCGAACTCGCTCCTCGTCAAGGTCAACCAGATCGGCTCGCTCACCGAGACCCTCGACGCCGTGACGCTCGCGCAGACCCATCAGTACACCGCGATGATCTCGCACCGCTCCGGCGAGACCGAGGACACGACGATCGCCGACCTCTCCGTCGCGACGAACGCCGGACAGATCAAGACCGGTGCGCCGGCCCGCTCCGAGCGCGTCGCGAAGTACAACCAGCTGCTCCGCATCGAGGAGCAGCTCGGCGACGCCGCCCGCTACGCCGGGCGGAGCGCGTTCCCGCGGTTCAGCGTCTGA
- a CDS encoding tyrosine-protein phosphatase → MTEHASARPEGVPARIPVPGTFNFRDLGGWRTPDGIVAPGRLFRSDGLAHLTPESHRMIEDLGIRTVIDLRETREARTAPDRLSAAVTEHVRLPLFGDRYYPLEPDHPERLVLPDHSLPSIYAAVVEHCGTRIADTLRLLADARDPVLYHCSAGKDRTGIVSAFVLTLLGVPRQDVLTDYQTTERYLGADFLEAISRNFAEAGIVANLSHTATQAPRAYMDALLDRVDRDYGSVEAYVTDHGLRATEIHALREVCLTDG, encoded by the coding sequence ATGACCGAGCACGCGTCGGCCCGTCCGGAGGGCGTGCCCGCCCGGATCCCCGTCCCCGGCACGTTCAACTTCCGCGACCTCGGCGGCTGGCGCACCCCCGACGGCATCGTGGCGCCGGGCCGCCTGTTCCGCTCCGACGGGCTCGCGCACCTCACCCCGGAATCCCACCGGATGATCGAGGACCTCGGCATCCGCACCGTCATCGACCTGCGCGAGACGAGGGAGGCGCGGACCGCGCCGGACCGGCTCAGCGCCGCCGTCACCGAGCACGTCCGACTGCCGCTGTTCGGCGACCGCTACTACCCGCTCGAGCCCGACCACCCGGAGCGGCTCGTCCTGCCCGACCACTCCCTGCCCTCGATCTACGCCGCGGTCGTCGAGCACTGCGGCACCCGGATCGCCGACACTCTCCGCCTGCTCGCCGACGCCCGGGACCCCGTGCTCTACCACTGCTCGGCCGGCAAGGACCGCACCGGCATCGTGTCCGCGTTCGTCCTCACCCTCCTCGGCGTGCCCCGGCAGGACGTGCTCACCGACTACCAGACGACCGAGCGCTACCTTGGAGCGGACTTCCTCGAGGCGATCAGCCGCAACTTCGCCGAGGCCGGGATCGTCGCGAACCTCTCGCACACCGCGACCCAGGCGCCGCGCGCGTACATGGACGCGCTGCTCGACCGGGTCGACCGCGACTACGGCTCGGTCGAGGCCTATGTCACCGACCACGGCCTCCGCGCGACCGAGATCCACGCCCTGCGCGAGGTCTGCCTGACGGACGGGTGA
- a CDS encoding MazG nucleotide pyrophosphohydrolase domain-containing protein has translation MDWERPDPDELTIEEIMGFIRARCPWAAGHTHTSLEKYLLEETHELIAALHGHAAHPSEATRAELVGELGDVLYQVLFHAAILDSDDAGPAGRSADRTPGTAPELRAEPHPPVAMAEVVSGLAAKLVRRHPHVFDSDGPVDIVEVERRYEEVKAAERADSRTADRAGRARASFASVPVTLPALTRAHSVLGRMDRLELAVPAVPERAPGAAASAEERAIGRELFAIARRAHAAGIDAEAALRAITSEVEEAAIRSSAQGPGGGERR, from the coding sequence ATGGACTGGGAGCGCCCGGATCCCGACGAGCTCACGATCGAGGAGATCATGGGCTTCATCCGGGCGCGCTGCCCCTGGGCCGCCGGGCACACCCACACGAGCCTCGAGAAGTACCTCCTCGAGGAGACCCACGAGCTCATCGCCGCCCTCCACGGCCACGCGGCCCACCCCTCGGAGGCGACCCGGGCGGAGCTCGTCGGCGAGCTCGGCGACGTGCTCTACCAGGTGCTCTTCCACGCCGCGATCCTCGACAGCGACGACGCGGGACCGGCGGGCCGATCCGCCGACCGCACCCCGGGCACGGCACCCGAGCTCCGGGCCGAACCGCATCCGCCCGTCGCGATGGCCGAGGTCGTCTCCGGGCTCGCCGCGAAGCTCGTCCGCCGCCACCCGCACGTCTTCGACTCCGACGGGCCGGTCGACATCGTCGAGGTCGAGCGGCGCTACGAGGAGGTCAAGGCCGCCGAGCGGGCCGACTCCCGTACCGCCGACCGCGCGGGCCGGGCCCGCGCCTCGTTCGCCTCGGTCCCGGTGACCCTGCCCGCGCTCACCCGTGCCCACTCCGTGCTCGGCCGGATGGACCGGCTCGAGCTCGCCGTCCCCGCGGTCCCCGAGCGCGCGCCCGGCGCCGCGGCGTCCGCCGAGGAGCGGGCGATCGGGCGCGAGCTGTTCGCGATCGCCCGGCGGGCGCACGCCGCCGGCATCGACGCGGAGGCCGCGCTCCGTGCGATAACCTCCGAGGTGGAGGAGGCCGCGATCCGCTCCTCCGCCCAGGGCCCCGGAGGAGGAGAGCGCCGATGA
- the mfd gene encoding transcription-repair coupling factor, protein MSLTGITTTLRAHPTFADAVTALGDTTNLHGTVNAVKGLWPALVAEAAGTGTVLVVTATGREAEELETALADHLPAAQVAMFPSWETLPHEKLSPRSDTVGRRLSVLRKLAHPQPGSALSVVVAPVRALLQPLVKGLGELEPVALRTGDTAELSALAEQLSALAYSRVDMVSRRGEYAVRGGILDVFPPTEDHALRLEFFGDEVDEIRPFGVADQRSLPVADGAEFELWAPPCREVLLTPTVRERAAGLVDTLPAAREMLEKIAEGIAVDGMESLAPVLADGMEPLLACLPEHTRILVTAPEKVTARAEDLVATTEEFLAAAWTGAAGGGESPIDLSAASFRTLTQTREAAGLIGLPWWEIGGFAVDSELVGESDVVVDIDARAPRGYSGDVEAILADVRALTHEQWSVYVLTEGRGPGARLVEVFTEAEVPAALAEDLTAPGTPGTVTVTTAAAFGGFVIESAKLAVLTEADVLGRAAAASTKDMRRLPARRKRNQVDPLDLSPGDFVVHEQHGVGRFVELVQRTAGRGEAAHTREYLVIEYAPSKRGQPGDRLYVPSDALDQVTRYVGGESPSVNKMGGSDWSKTKARARKAVKEIAGELIRLYSARRATRGFAFSGDSPWQRELEDAFHYVETPDQLTTIDEVKADMEKEIPMDRLICGDVGYGKTEVAVRAAFKAIQDGKQVAVLVPTTLLVQQHFETFSERYSGFPVSVGALSRFQTPAASQKVKDDLAAGTLDVVIGTHRLLSGEVRFKDLGLVIIDEEQRFGVEHKETLKALRTNVDVLAMSATPIPRTLEMAVTGIREMSTLATPPEERHPVLTYVGRYEDRQVTAAIRRELLREGQVFFIHNKVQDIERVAGHLAELVPEARIAVAHGKMSEQRLEQVIVDFWEKKFDVLVCTTIVETGIDIANANTLIVDRAERMGLSQLHQLRGRVGRGRERAYAYFLYPPETLLTETAHDRLQTLASHTELGAGMQVAMKDLEIRGAGNLLGGQQSGHIEGVGFDLYVRLVGEAVANFRGEGAVEEPEMRVELPIDAHLPTEYVSHERLRLEAYRKLAAATEESRIAEVLAELTDRYGPYPQSVEVLADIARLRIRARASGVAEIVAQGNFIRFAPVEPEDSQVVRLKRLYPKSLVKPAIRSILVPKPQAGTGFDKRDMTDSALIEWVSRFLDVIFPVPDPPAAAEPSADAADAARTGAA, encoded by the coding sequence GTGTCTCTGACCGGAATCACCACCACGCTGCGCGCCCACCCGACCTTCGCCGACGCCGTCACCGCGCTCGGCGACACGACGAACCTCCACGGCACCGTCAACGCCGTCAAGGGACTGTGGCCGGCGCTCGTCGCCGAGGCGGCCGGCACCGGCACCGTCCTCGTCGTCACCGCGACCGGACGCGAGGCCGAGGAGCTCGAGACCGCCCTCGCCGACCACCTCCCGGCCGCGCAGGTCGCGATGTTCCCGAGCTGGGAGACGCTGCCCCACGAGAAGCTCTCGCCCCGCTCCGACACCGTCGGCCGCCGGCTCTCCGTCCTCCGGAAGCTCGCGCATCCGCAGCCCGGCTCCGCGCTGTCCGTCGTCGTGGCCCCGGTGCGCGCGCTCCTCCAGCCCCTCGTCAAGGGGCTCGGCGAGCTCGAGCCCGTCGCGCTGCGCACGGGGGACACCGCTGAGCTCTCCGCGCTCGCCGAACAGCTCTCCGCGCTCGCCTACTCGCGCGTCGACATGGTGTCCCGGCGCGGGGAGTACGCGGTGCGCGGCGGCATCCTCGACGTGTTCCCGCCGACCGAGGACCACGCCCTGCGTCTCGAGTTCTTCGGCGACGAGGTCGACGAGATCCGTCCGTTCGGCGTCGCCGATCAGCGCTCGCTGCCCGTCGCCGACGGAGCCGAGTTCGAGCTCTGGGCGCCGCCGTGCCGCGAGGTGCTCCTCACCCCGACCGTCCGCGAGCGCGCCGCCGGCCTCGTCGACACCCTGCCCGCGGCCCGCGAGATGCTCGAGAAGATCGCCGAGGGCATCGCCGTCGACGGCATGGAGTCCCTCGCCCCCGTCCTCGCCGACGGGATGGAGCCGCTGCTCGCCTGCCTCCCGGAGCACACCCGGATCCTCGTCACCGCGCCGGAGAAGGTCACCGCGCGCGCAGAGGACCTCGTCGCCACCACCGAGGAGTTCCTCGCCGCCGCCTGGACCGGCGCCGCCGGCGGGGGAGAGTCGCCGATCGATCTGTCGGCGGCGAGCTTCCGGACGCTGACGCAGACCCGCGAGGCGGCCGGGCTCATCGGCCTGCCGTGGTGGGAGATCGGCGGATTCGCCGTCGACTCCGAGCTCGTCGGCGAATCCGACGTCGTCGTCGACATCGACGCCCGCGCGCCCCGCGGCTACTCCGGCGACGTCGAGGCGATCCTCGCCGACGTCCGCGCCCTCACCCACGAGCAGTGGAGCGTCTACGTCCTCACCGAGGGCCGCGGTCCCGGAGCCCGCCTCGTCGAGGTGTTCACCGAGGCCGAGGTGCCCGCCGCGCTCGCCGAGGACCTCACCGCGCCCGGCACCCCGGGCACGGTGACGGTGACCACGGCGGCGGCGTTCGGCGGCTTCGTCATCGAGTCCGCGAAGCTCGCGGTCCTCACCGAGGCCGACGTCCTCGGCCGGGCGGCGGCCGCTTCGACCAAGGACATGCGCCGGCTGCCCGCGCGCCGCAAGCGCAACCAGGTCGACCCGCTCGACCTCAGCCCCGGCGACTTCGTCGTCCACGAGCAGCACGGCGTGGGGCGCTTCGTCGAGCTCGTCCAGCGCACCGCCGGCCGCGGCGAGGCCGCCCACACCCGCGAGTACCTCGTCATCGAGTACGCGCCCTCGAAGCGCGGCCAGCCCGGCGACCGCCTCTACGTCCCCTCCGACGCCCTCGACCAGGTCACCCGCTACGTCGGCGGGGAGAGCCCGAGCGTCAACAAGATGGGCGGTTCCGACTGGTCGAAGACGAAGGCGCGGGCCCGCAAGGCGGTCAAGGAGATCGCCGGAGAGCTCATCCGCCTCTACTCCGCGCGCCGCGCGACCCGCGGCTTCGCGTTCTCCGGCGACTCCCCGTGGCAGCGGGAGCTCGAGGACGCGTTCCACTACGTCGAGACCCCGGACCAGCTCACGACGATCGACGAGGTCAAGGCCGACATGGAGAAGGAGATCCCGATGGATCGCCTGATCTGCGGCGACGTGGGCTACGGCAAGACCGAGGTCGCCGTCCGGGCGGCCTTCAAGGCGATCCAGGACGGCAAGCAGGTCGCCGTGCTCGTGCCGACGACCCTGCTCGTCCAGCAGCACTTCGAGACCTTCAGCGAGCGCTACTCCGGGTTCCCGGTCAGCGTCGGGGCGCTGTCGCGGTTCCAGACCCCGGCCGCGAGCCAGAAGGTCAAGGACGATCTCGCCGCGGGCACTCTCGACGTCGTCATCGGCACCCACCGGCTGCTGTCGGGCGAGGTGCGGTTCAAGGACCTCGGCCTCGTCATCATCGACGAGGAGCAGCGGTTCGGCGTCGAGCACAAGGAGACCCTCAAGGCGCTGCGGACGAACGTCGACGTGCTCGCGATGAGCGCGACCCCGATCCCGCGCACGCTCGAGATGGCCGTCACCGGGATCCGCGAGATGTCGACGCTGGCCACCCCGCCGGAGGAGCGCCATCCGGTGCTCACCTACGTCGGCCGCTACGAGGACCGGCAGGTCACCGCCGCGATCCGCCGCGAGCTGCTGCGCGAGGGGCAGGTGTTCTTCATCCACAACAAGGTGCAGGACATCGAGCGGGTCGCCGGTCACCTCGCCGAGCTCGTGCCCGAGGCGCGGATCGCCGTCGCCCACGGCAAGATGAGCGAGCAGCGCCTCGAACAGGTCATCGTCGACTTCTGGGAGAAGAAGTTCGACGTGCTCGTGTGCACGACGATCGTCGAGACCGGCATCGACATCGCGAACGCCAACACCCTCATCGTCGACCGCGCCGAGCGCATGGGCCTGTCCCAGCTCCATCAGCTCCGCGGCCGGGTGGGCCGCGGCCGCGAGCGCGCCTACGCGTACTTCCTCTACCCGCCGGAGACCCTCCTCACCGAGACCGCCCACGACCGCCTCCAGACGCTCGCCTCCCACACCGAGCTCGGGGCGGGCATGCAGGTGGCGATGAAGGACCTCGAGATCCGGGGGGCCGGCAATCTGCTCGGCGGTCAGCAGTCGGGCCACATCGAGGGCGTGGGCTTCGACCTCTACGTCCGCCTCGTCGGCGAGGCGGTGGCGAACTTCCGCGGCGAGGGTGCGGTCGAGGAGCCGGAGATGCGCGTCGAGCTCCCGATCGACGCCCACCTGCCCACCGAGTACGTCTCCCACGAGCGGCTCCGCCTCGAGGCCTACCGCAAGCTCGCGGCGGCGACCGAGGAGTCCCGGATCGCCGAGGTGCTCGCCGAGCTCACCGACCGCTACGGCCCCTATCCGCAGTCCGTCGAGGTCCTCGCCGACATCGCACGGCTGCGGATCCGCGCCCGGGCCTCGGGGGTCGCCGAGATCGTCGCGCAGGGCAACTTCATCCGCTTCGCGCCGGTCGAGCCGGAGGACTCGCAGGTGGTGCGGCTCAAGCGGCTGTACCCGAAGTCGCTCGTCAAGCCGGCGATCCGGTCGATCCTCGTGCCCAAGCCGCAGGCCGGCACCGGCTTCGACAAGCGCGACATGACCGATTCGGCGCTCATCGAGTGGGTCAGCCGCTTCCTCGATGTGATCTTCCCGGTGCCCGATCCGCCGGCCGCCGCGGAGCCGAGCGCGGATGCGGCGGATGCCGCCCGGACGGGTGCCGCCTGA
- a CDS encoding rhomboid family intramembrane serine protease, which translates to MSRIQHSPSSGTDLAADLGRSMTRFLHPVVLLGLMWLIRAADFVLPGTFTTYGIRSWDVTSAFGLVLAPLLHSGWGHLVANSVPFLVLGLLVAAEGARRFWLVTATIAVVGGIGTWLVNLPGTVTVGASGLVFGCFGYLLVRAFVVRSLSHRIGSVVVAVIVVMAFGASMLTGVLPLYPGISWQGHLFGALGGGLAAVWLGRADNRRAARREALRARTADPYGLRELGL; encoded by the coding sequence ATGAGTCGGATCCAGCACTCCCCGTCCTCCGGGACCGATCTCGCCGCCGACCTCGGCCGGTCGATGACCCGCTTCCTCCACCCCGTCGTGCTGCTCGGCCTCATGTGGCTGATCCGCGCGGCGGACTTCGTCCTCCCCGGCACGTTCACCACCTACGGCATCCGGTCGTGGGACGTCACGAGCGCCTTCGGACTCGTCCTCGCGCCGCTGCTCCACTCCGGCTGGGGGCACCTCGTCGCGAACTCGGTGCCGTTCCTCGTCCTCGGCCTGCTCGTCGCCGCCGAGGGGGCGCGCCGGTTCTGGCTCGTCACCGCGACGATCGCGGTGGTCGGCGGGATCGGCACGTGGCTGGTGAACCTGCCGGGCACGGTGACGGTGGGTGCGTCCGGGCTGGTGTTCGGCTGCTTCGGCTATCTGCTCGTCCGCGCCTTCGTCGTCCGGTCGCTCTCCCACCGGATCGGTTCGGTCGTCGTGGCGGTCATCGTCGTCATGGCGTTCGGCGCCTCGATGCTCACCGGCGTCCTCCCGCTCTATCCGGGGATCTCCTGGCAGGGGCATCTGTTCGGGGCGCTCGGCGGCGGGCTCGCCGCCGTCTGGCTGGGCCGGGCGGACAACCGTCGCGCGGCCCGGCGGGAGGCCCTGCGCGCTCGGACCGCCGACCCGTACGGGCTGCGCGAGCTCGGTCTCTGA
- the pth gene encoding aminoacyl-tRNA hydrolase: MAGDTWLIIGLGNPGRKYARTRHNIGHMVAEALVERIGGTLTSTKAKAIAATGRLGIVGGLPGPRVVVMQSLTYMNVSGPPVAQLAQFHSITPERIIAVHDDVDLPFDSIKLKRGGGEGGHNGLRSMTQSLGTKDYLRVRAGVGRPPGRMDTADYVLKPFTAEEQKTLPILVEDAADAVEILVAEGLEAAQQRFHGRLADG, encoded by the coding sequence ATGGCCGGTGACACCTGGCTCATCATCGGGCTGGGCAATCCGGGGCGGAAGTACGCCCGGACCCGCCACAACATCGGCCACATGGTCGCCGAGGCGCTCGTCGAGCGGATCGGCGGCACCCTGACGAGCACGAAGGCGAAGGCGATCGCCGCGACCGGACGTCTGGGGATCGTCGGCGGACTGCCCGGCCCCCGCGTCGTCGTCATGCAGTCGCTGACCTACATGAACGTCTCCGGTCCGCCGGTCGCGCAGCTCGCCCAGTTCCACTCGATCACCCCCGAGCGCATCATCGCCGTCCACGACGACGTCGACCTGCCCTTCGACTCGATCAAGCTCAAGCGCGGCGGGGGAGAGGGCGGCCACAACGGTCTGCGGTCGATGACGCAGTCGCTCGGCACCAAGGACTACCTGCGCGTGCGGGCCGGGGTGGGCCGTCCGCCCGGCCGGATGGACACCGCGGACTACGTGCTCAAGCCCTTCACCGCCGAGGAGCAGAAGACGCTGCCGATCCTCGTCGAGGACGCTGCGGATGCGGTCGAGATCCTCGTCGCAGAGGGGCTCGAGGCTGCCCAGCAGCGCTTCCACGGGCGCCTCGCCGACGGCTGA
- a CDS encoding 50S ribosomal protein L25/general stress protein Ctc, with protein sequence MAVDAKLIAERRTEFGKGAARRIRRADRIPAVLYGHGQDPIHLTLEGHATMMALKTSNALLEIENPDATKNELAIAREVQVHPVTRIIEHVDLIIVKRGEKIEVDVPVHVEGEAAPGTIVSVDNQTLLVLAEATHIPEYFEVSVEGRDVGEHIFAADVTLPQGTELVADPEMLVVNISAELSEEQLEAELESEAVDEEVAASTGAEPSEDAEDEGDSEGEGEGDEEKSED encoded by the coding sequence ATGGCAGTCGACGCCAAACTCATCGCAGAGCGCCGCACCGAGTTCGGCAAGGGCGCAGCCCGCCGGATCCGCCGCGCCGATCGTATCCCCGCCGTCCTCTACGGCCATGGCCAGGACCCCATCCACCTCACCCTCGAGGGCCACGCCACGATGATGGCGCTCAAGACCTCGAACGCGCTGCTCGAGATCGAGAACCCCGATGCGACGAAGAACGAGCTCGCGATCGCCCGTGAGGTCCAGGTCCACCCCGTGACCCGCATCATCGAGCACGTCGATCTCATCATCGTCAAGCGCGGCGAGAAGATCGAGGTCGACGTCCCGGTCCACGTCGAGGGCGAGGCCGCACCCGGCACCATCGTGTCGGTCGACAACCAGACCCTCCTCGTGCTCGCCGAGGCGACGCACATCCCCGAGTACTTCGAGGTCTCCGTCGAGGGCCGCGATGTCGGCGAGCACATCTTCGCCGCCGACGTCACCCTGCCGCAGGGCACCGAGCTCGTCGCCGATCCCGAGATGCTCGTCGTCAACATCTCCGCCGAACTCTCCGAGGAGCAGCTCGAGGCCGAGCTCGAGTCCGAGGCCGTCGACGAGGAGGTCGCCGCTTCGACCGGTGCCGAGCCGAGCGAGGATGCCGAGGACGAGGGCGACTCCGAGGGCGAGGGCGAAGGCGACGAGGAGAAGTCCGAGGACTGA
- a CDS encoding ribose-phosphate diphosphokinase produces the protein MNSITTAGEKKLVLVTGRANMELAEQVAECLGTELLPTDVYNFANGEIYVRFSESVRGTDVFVMQSHCSPINDWLMEQLLMVDALKRASAKRITVIAPFFPYARQDKKHRGREPISARLVADMYKTAGADRIITVDLHTAQIQGFFDGPVDHLVALPILADYVKENHPGELAVVSPDAGRIKVAENWSASLGGVPLAFIHKTRDISRPNSTKANRVVGEVEGRTAVLVDDMIDTGGTIVQAADACMEAGATGVVIVSTHAVFSGPAVERLRDSVAKEVIVTNTLPLSEDMKFDKLTVLSIAPLLARAVHEVFEDGSVTSLFNL, from the coding sequence GTGAACTCGATCACCACAGCCGGGGAGAAGAAGCTCGTCCTCGTCACCGGCCGGGCCAACATGGAGCTCGCCGAGCAGGTCGCGGAGTGCCTGGGCACCGAGCTGCTGCCCACCGACGTCTACAACTTCGCCAACGGCGAGATCTACGTGCGGTTCTCCGAGTCCGTGCGCGGCACCGACGTGTTCGTCATGCAGTCGCACTGCTCGCCGATCAACGACTGGCTCATGGAGCAGCTCCTCATGGTCGACGCGCTCAAGCGCGCCTCGGCCAAGCGGATCACCGTCATCGCCCCGTTCTTCCCGTACGCCCGGCAGGACAAGAAGCACCGCGGCCGCGAGCCGATCTCGGCGCGCCTCGTCGCCGACATGTACAAGACCGCCGGCGCCGACCGCATCATCACCGTCGACCTCCACACCGCGCAGATCCAGGGCTTCTTCGACGGCCCGGTCGATCACCTCGTCGCGCTGCCGATCCTCGCCGACTACGTCAAGGAGAACCACCCCGGTGAGCTCGCGGTGGTCTCCCCGGATGCCGGCCGGATCAAGGTCGCCGAGAACTGGTCGGCCAGCCTCGGCGGGGTCCCGCTCGCCTTCATCCACAAGACCCGGGACATCTCGCGGCCGAACTCGACCAAGGCCAACCGCGTGGTGGGCGAGGTCGAGGGCCGGACCGCGGTGCTCGTCGACGACATGATCGACACCGGCGGCACGATCGTCCAGGCCGCCGACGCCTGCATGGAGGCCGGTGCGACCGGCGTCGTCATCGTGTCGACGCACGCGGTGTTCTCCGGCCCTGCCGTCGAACGGCTGCGCGACTCGGTGGCCAAGGAGGTCATCGTGACGAACACCCTGCCGCTCTCCGAAGACATGAAGTTCGACAAGCTCACCGTGCTCTCGATCGCCCCGCTGCTCGCGCGGGCGGTGCACGAGGTGTTCGAGGACGGCTCGGTCACCAGCCTGTTCAATCTCTGA